The Stenotrophomonas sp. ASS1 genome segment ATCAGCGAAATGCGCTGGTAAGCAAAGCGATCATCCCTGGCCAGCAGGTCCGGCGACTGCGCCTCTTCATCGGCAGTACGCAGGTCGATATCCAGCTTCACGCCGGCCGCGGCCAGGGCATCACGGTCGGCATCGGTGAGGCGGCCGAGGTCTGCGGTGCGCACGAACGCATCGGCCGGAATCGGACCGTGGCGGCCCTGCAGGCCGGCGAAGGTACGCACGTTCCAGGCGCCCTGCAGCGGGATCACGCGCTGCGCATCGGCAGCGACGGGCTTCACGTTCGCAACGGCCGTCGGCTTCGCGGCGGCGACCTGCGGCGCATCAGCGGCAGCAGCCGTCGCAGCCATCGGCAGGCTGAGCATCAGGGCCAGGACAAGTTCGGTAGAGCGGTGCTTCATGGAATTCTCCGTTCGAATCAGAAGTTGACGGCCATTTCCAGGCCGAAGGTACGCGGGTCGTTGAAGATGCCGCTCTGGCCCAGCGCCGCGCTGTTGATCTTGTAGAACAGGTGCTGCTCATCGAGCAGGTTGCGTGCCCACAACGAGAACGACATGGTGGTGCCAGTGCTGTTGACCGGCACATCCACCAGCGCCACCCGTGCGTTCACCACGAACGAGCTGTCGGTCAGCATCTGGTCGTACTCGCTGGTGTAGTAGCCATCGGACCAGTTGCCGTCCACATGGAACTTCAGTGCCGAGAAGTTCGCGAACGGCACCAGGTAGTCGACCGACAGGCTGCCGGCGTTCTTCGGCGCCAGCAGCGGCTGGACCGTTACCTGCACGCCTGCACCGAACGGGTCCGTCGCGGTCTGCGCGTCGATCTTCGTATAGGCGTAGTTGAGGCCGAGGGTGAGGTTGTCCACCGGCATCACGTTGAACTCCAGTTCCGCGCCGCGCGACCTGCCATCGCTCAATGCATTGGTGGTGACCATGGTGGTGCGGGTCTCGCCACTGTTCGGGTCGAACGGCAGCGAGAAGTCCATCTGCTTGTGCGCGATGGTCGAATCGAACACGGCCAGGTTCAGGCGCGCGCGGTTGTCCCAGAACTGCGACTTGAAGCCGAGCTCGTAGGCCGTCACTTCTTCCGGCCCGAACGCGGTGTAGTTGGTCGAGCGCGAGTTGGCACCGCCGGCCTTGAAGCCGGTGCTGTACTTGGCATAGACCATCGTGTGCTCGCCGAGGTCGTAGGCGATGTTGACCATCGGGTCGAAGCGGCTCCAGCGGTCCTTGAACGCAAGGTTGGTCGCCGCACCATTGACGATGTACAGGCTGCCCTTCTTGTCATCGCGGGTATAGCGGCCGCCGGCGGTCAGGTGCAGGCGCTGCAGTGCCTCCGGGGTCCACGTGGCCTGGCCGAACACGCCCAGGCTGTCGGTCCAGGCCTTGCTGGCGCGGTCGATGCGTACCCGCGAGAGATCCAGCGGGTTGGTCGCCGGATTCACGGTGTAGCTGTTGCCACCCGCCCCCCAGACCAGCATGTTCGGGGTCTGCGCATTGTCACCGGCAGTCTCGTGGTAGTAGAACGCACCGCCCAGGAACTGCACCTGCGAGGTGTTGCCGATCAGCTGGAACTCCTGGCTGTACTGGTGCTGGTAGACCTGCGCCAGGCTGTAACGACCGAACGGCGTCCCTGCGCCACCATAGGCGGAAATCGCATCGACCAGGCCCATGTCGAACTGGCCCTGGGTCAGTTCGCGGTAGGAACTGATCGACTTCAGCTCAAGGTTGTCATTCAACACCCACGACAGGTTCAACAGATGGCCACTGGTGCGGCCGATGTTGTCTTCCTGAGGCCCGCCCAGGATGGCGCTGTCGCGGCGATCCTGGCTGGCGCCGGCCTTCTGCAGGGGGCTGAGGTAGGCGGCTGGCACCAGCACCTGGGTGTGATATGGCGTGGTGGCATCATAGGAGCGATCGAACGCGTACAACAAAGAGAAGTCATCGCTCGGCTGCCACAGCGCACTCAGGCGGGCGCCGCGCTTGTCGTAACTGTTGAAGTCACGCTCGCCGCGCATCGGATTGTCGGTGGTGCCGCCACGCTTGGCCTGCACGGCGTCGATCTTGAAGCTGACATCGCCCACCTTGGGCAGATCCAGGTGCAGCGCACTGTTGTAGCCGCTGAAGTTGGACACGCCGACGCTGACGTTGCCGCCAAACTCGCCGGTCGGCGCCTTGGTGACGATGCTCACTGCACCGCCTTCGGTGTTGCGGCCGAACAGCGTGCCCTGCGGCCCCTTCAGCAATTCGATGCGCTCCACGTCGTAGAGCATGCTGCCCAGCCCCTGCGCACGGCCCATGAACACCCCGTCGACGTAGATGCCGACGCCGGCATCGCGGGCCGGTTGGTTGGCGTCGCCGGAGGCACCGATGCCACGGATGCCGATGTTCAGCGCGGAACTGCGGGTAGCGAACGGCGTGACCCGCAGTGATGGGATGGAGCCATCGGACAAGCTGCCCAGCGAAATCGCGCTGCGGTCCTTCAGCGCTTCGGCATCGACCACCGATACCGAGATCGGGGTCTCCTGCAGGTTGGTGGCGCGTTTCTGCGCAGTCACCATCACCTGGTCAAGGGCGACCACGGTGCGCGCGGCATCGGCGGATGCCTCGGCGTCGGCGCTGGGACGGTCTTCGGCATGGGCCAGCGCCGGCAGTGCGGCGGCAATGGCGAGGGTGAGCAGCGGGCGGTGCAGCAGGGCGTGGCGCATCGGACTCATTCGCGGAAGGAGAAGGCCGGCGCAGTCTGGGAGGCGGGAATTACAAATGAATGACCGTTCATTCACACCTTTTGTGACGTACTATCCCGCCTCTGGACGCCCCGACTTCACGCAATGACGCCGAAAACCGCCGTAGCCGTACCCGCTGACGCCCCTGCCGCCGCCCATGCCGAAGCCCAGCGCCGGCGCATCCTCGACGCCGCACAGAGGTGCTTCATCACCCGCGGTTTCCATGCCGGCTCCATCGGCGATATCGCCGCCGAGGCCGAGATCAGCCAGGGGCTGATGTACCGCTATTTCGCCAACAAGCGCGCCCTGATCCTGGCCCTGATCGAACGCCAGCTGCGTCACGACCAGGCCTCGATCAGCGAGATGCCGGCGGCCTCGGATCTGGTCGATGGCCTGCTCGCGTGCTACCAGCAATGGGCACGCGGCGAGGTGCTGCCGATCCACGGCAATGCCATTGCCAGCGTGGCGCTGTATGCGGAAATCAACGCCGAGGCACACCGCGACCCCGTGCTGGCCGAGGTGCTGCGTACCCATGACAAGCAGACCAGCGCCGCGATCCATGCCTGGCTGCGCCAGCGTGACGTCAATCTGGGCCGCGCCGTGGACGAAGAGCGGATTGCCAGCCGAACCCTGCTGCTGCGACTGCTGGTGGAAGGTCTGGCGATGCGCGCCGTGCGCGATCCCGACCTGCCTGCGGCACGGGTTCGCGTCCTGCTGGCCGATGCCATTGGGCGGGTGATGGCGGATTGAGCGGCAGTGCCGGCCGCTGGCCGGCACCCGGGGCCGAAACGACGGTATCAGATGAAGAAACGGGCCGGCAGAGCCTTATGCACGGCCTTCGTGCGCTCGCCGAAGTACCAGGTCGCCAGCGCAAGGAACCCGATGACGATCAGCAGCCCGCATCCAGGGCGTCCCCAGCTTGCGATCGGGGCTGCGCTTGCCGCTACGAAAAGCTTGCCACCCGCAGCGAGCAGGAGGGTGTTGGAGATCCGCGCGACGCTGGCGCAGAGCAACAGACTGAGGAGGTCGTACCAGGGAAATTTGCGATTCATCGAAGTCTCTTCAGGTTACGGAGAATAGTCAACGTCGCTTCGAACACGGTTGGCTACGAGGACTGACCCCAGCGTAGGGCCTGGCGTCTGCATTCCTGCCCCCTAACCGGCTTGATCGCAGCGGCAGTTGGGCGCCTGCCGGGCCCCGGAACATCGGACACCTGCACATCCCGGGGACATGCCCGTCCGGAAGATCGGGCATCCACCTGCCCTCCCCCTTGCCTTGATGTCTGCCCCCACCGGTTCCCGTCTGGTCATCTACGCCGCCCTCGCGGGCAACCTGGCCATTGCCATCGCAAAGTTCATTGCTGCCGGCATCTCCGGCAGCTCGGCCATGCTCAGTGAGGGCGTGCATTCGCTGGTCGACACGTTGAATGAACTCCTGCTGCTGTACGGCCTGCGCCGCGCCGGCAAGGCGCCAGACCCCGTGCATCCGTTCGGCTACGGCCGCGAGCTGTACTTCTGGAGCTTCATCGTCGCCCTGCTGGTGTTCGCCGCCGGCGCCGGTGTTTCGGCCTACGAGGGCATCCAGCACATCCGCCGGCCGGAGCCGGCCACCAACCACGCGTTGAGCTACAGCGTGCTGGGCATCTCCATCCTGTTTGAGGGGGCGTCATGGTGGGTCGCGTTACGGGAGTTCCGGCGTACCAAGGGCAAACTGGGCTACTTCGAAGCCTTCCGTCGCAGCAAGGACCCGTCCACCTTCACCGTGCTGCTGGAGGATAGCGCGGCCCTGCTGGGCCTGGGTTTCGCACTGATCGGGCTCGTGGCTGCCCAGATGCTGGACATGCCGGTGCTTGATGGTGTGGCGTCGCTGTGCATCGCCGGCGTGCTTGCCGCCACCGCCTTTCTTCTTGCACGCGAAACCAAGGGACTGCTGGTGGGTGAGCCAGCCCATCCGGCGGTGGCCGAGCGGATCATGGCCGTGGCGGAAACCGACCCGGACCTGCGCCGCGCAAATGGCGTGACCACCATGCAGATGGGCCCCGAACAGGTCGTGGCCATGCTCAGCGCCGAGTTCGAGGATGACCGGAAGACACCGCAGATCGAGGCGTGCATCACCCGCATCGAATCAGCCGTGAAGCGTGAGTATCCGGAACTGGTGGCACTGTTCATCAAGCCGCAGACACCCGAGGTCTATGCCTCCCGCCGCGCCGCACTGGCCGTTCCGCCTGCGCAGGAATGACACTGCGTCTGCGCCCGTTTCACCTGTTTGGTGCCACAGTGCCATCACCGTTTACCCGAGCCTGCCTCTACCGTGCCGGATTGGTTGCCCGCCGCTCTTCAGATCCTCCCCCGCAGCTTCTACCGGCGCCCGCCCGTCGAGGTTGCGCCCGAGCTGCTCAACAAACTCCTGGTCCGTGACGATAGCCGGGCCGGTCGCATCGTTGAAGTCGAAGCCTACGCGGGCAGTGTCGATCCGGCCGCACACTCCTATCGCGGGCAGACCCCGCGCACGGCCAGCATGTTCGGCGAGGCCGGCCACCTGTATGTCTACTTCACTTACGGCATGCACTGGGGCAGCAACGTTGTCTGCGGCGAAGTGGGTGAAGGCGTGGCGGTGCTGCTGCGGGCCATCGAGCCGCTGGCGGGCCTGGAGCGCATGCGCGAACTGCGCCCCGCCGCGCGCCGCGACCACGATCTGGCCAGCGGGCCCGGCAAGCTCTCGCAGGCCTTCGGGCTGGACCGCAGCTTCGACGGCGCTGATCTGGTGACCGGCAACCACGGCATTGTCATCGCCAGCGATGGCGTGCCGCCGCCGGAGGATCCAGTGGTTGGGCCCCGCATCGGCATCACCCGCGCTGTTGATTTCCCCTGGCGTTGGCACATCCGTGATCACCGTCACGTATCGATCCAGCCACGTCGCGCTTCCGCCCCAGCGAGGAAACGATGATGACCCCGCTCGACAAACCATTGCGCCGCGAACTGCACATCGACGGCCAACCCTACACTCTCACCGTGGCCCCTGAGGGCCTCAAGCTGGTTGAGAAGGGGCGGCGCAAAGGCATCACACTGCGCTGGCAGGACCTGGTATCCGGAGACGCCGCTCTGGCCACCGCCTTGCAGGCATCGCTGCAACAGCACTGAGCCGGCGCGCCCACCTCACATCCGCATCACCCCGCCGTGGCGATACATAACGGCGCGTGCACTAGCTTAGCGCCAGACAGCCGCCGCAACCGCCCTCGCCACCCAGCCCTGAAAAGCGCCATGGACGAAGCCGAACGACTGCTCGAAATCGAACGACTGCACCTCTTGGATACGCCCCCGGAGCCGGTGTTCGATGCCATCGTCGCCGCCGCCCGCGCCGCGACCGGTATGTCCATGGCGTTGATCTCGGTGGTGGCCGACGAGCGCCAGTGGTTCAAGGCCAACATCGGGCTGGAAGGCGTCAGCGAAACCGCACGCGAGATTTCCTTCTGCACGCATGCCATCCAGCAGGACGCGCTGTTCGAGATTCCGGACGCGCGCCAGGACCCGCGATTCGCCACCAATCCGCTGGTCACCGGTGGCCCGCGCATCCGTCACTACGCGGGCATCTCGCTGGGCTCGGCGCATGGCGCGCGCATAGGAACGCTGTGCCTGCTCGACCCGAAGCCGGGCGTTCTGTCTCCCTCGCAGCGCGAATTGATGGTGCATCTGGCCCGGGTCACCACCCAGGTGCTGGAGCAGCGCAGCACGCTGATGGCCCAGGTCGGCCAGGCCAAGGCCCTGCATCGTGAGCTGAAGCGCAGCGAGGACTTCCTGGAGCGCACCAACCGCGCGGCCCGGGTGGGGGGCTGGGAAATGGACCTGGTCAGCAACGAGGTCCGCTGGACCCGCGAAACCAAGCAGATCCACGGCGTGCGCAGCAACTTCGAACCGACGCTCGAAACTGCGCTCTCGTTCTATCGCGAGGACAGCCGAAACATCATCCGCACGGCGGTGCAGCGTTGCATTGATGAAGGCACGTCGTGGGAGGTGCAGCTGCCGATGACCACCGCCGACGGACGAGCCATCTGGACCCGCGTGGTTGGAGGCCGGCAGCAGGTCGATGGCCGGCCGCGGCTGGTCGGGGCCATACAGGACATCACCGAGGAGCGCGCCGCGCTGGATGCACTGGAAGCAAGCGAAACCCGCTACCGGCGGTTGTTCCACTACAGCCTTGGCCTGATCTGCACCCACACGCTGGAGGGCGTGCTGACCTCGGTGAACCCAGCGGCCGTGCAGTCACTGGGCTTCGATGAGAGCTACATGATCGGGCGCAGCTTGTGCGACCTGATGCCGCCGGAGAAGCGGGCCGCGTTCAAGGCGTATCTGGAACGCATCGCAGTCAACCACACCGATGCCGGCGTCATCGAGCTGATCGCCGCCGATGGTACCCGGCATTTCTGGGCGTATCACAACGTGCTCGACAACGAGGCCACCCCACCCTACGTGCTCGGCCATGCGCAGGACGTCACCGCACTGCGGATGCAGGAACAGCAGTTGCGCGAGATGTCCTTCAAGGATCCCCTCACCCAGAGCTACAACCGCCGCTTCCTGCCCCGCCTGGACGAACTGATCGACCAGCCTTGGGCCTGCCTGATGTTCGATCTGGATCATTTCAAGCAGATCAACGACACCCAGGGCCATGCACGGGGTGACACGGTGCTGGTCGAGTTCGCCGCCTTCCTGCGCGCTCCACTGGGGTCAATGGAAAGCGTAGTGCGTATGGGTGGCGACGAGTTCATGGTGGTGCTGACTGCACCGGAACCGGGACGGCTGGCCGCGCTGGAGCAGTGGTATGCGCAGCATGCCGGGCAGTCACCCACGCCCTTCTCGCTGGGCGCGACCCATCATGCACCCGGCGAGACGGTGGCCGACACCCTGCAGCGCGCCGACAGCCGTCTGTATCGCGAGCGTGCACGCGTGCGCACGCATCCGCGCCCCTCATCCTGAGGCTGCACCTGTGGAGCCAAAGGCAACGGCTCCTGCCGTTGCCTTCGGCTCCACAAATGCCCGCACCGGGCCTGCGCCTACTCCGCTGCCAGCGCTTGGATCGGATCCAGTTGTGCCGCGCTGCGCGCCGGGAAGTAGCCGAAGCCAAGCCCGATCGCAGACGAGCACGCCAGCGCGGCAAGCACCGGGCCCGCCGTGAACAGGAACGGCACACCCAGCGACAGCAGGCTGGACAGCGCACCCACGCCGAACGCGAACAGCACCCCCAGCACGCCACCGAACAGGCAGATCAGCACGGCCTCGATCAGGAACTGGCGCAGGATGTCGCCCTGCCGCGCCCCCACCGCCAGCCGCACGCCGATCTCGCGCACGCGCTCCTTCACCGACACCAGCATGATGTTCATCACCCCCACCCCGCCGACCACCAGCGCCACTGCTGCGATGGCCGAAACCAACGCTGCCATGGTCTGGCTGGACTTCATCACCGCCTTGCGGATCTGATCGGCGTTGTAGATGAAGAAGTCACGACGGCCATGCAACCGCTCCAGCTCGGCCCCCAGTGAGGCCTCGGCTGCGTTGGTGGGCACGTCGTCGCGTACACGCACCGTGATGCTCTCCAGGCGCTCGCTGCCCAGCAGCCGCGAGGCCGCCGAGGTGTACGGCACGTAGACCGTCGGGGTTGCACCGCCAGCGAACGCATTGGCCCCGACCACACCGATCACCTCCACCGGCATGCCGCCCAGCAGCACCGTGCTGCCGATCGGGCTGCCGCTGAACAGCGCTTTGGCGGCCTTCTGGTCGACCACACCCACTGCGCGATGCGCATCCACTTCGGCGTCGGTGAAGAAGCGGCCGGCCTTCAGCCGCAGCCCACGCACGCGCGGCATGTCGGCCCCCACGCCCAGCACCTGGGTGTTGGCACGCCGGTTGCCTTGCAGCGCTGCCACCGATCCGCTCAGGTTCGGGCTTACGCTGTCCACGTAACTCAACGCCGCAAGATGGTCCGCATCGCCCACCACCAGCGTCTCGATCTCCGCCGAGCGCGGGTCACCGAAATCCGAGCCCGGGAAGATCTCCAGCGTACTGGCGCCCAGTTCGTTGATCTGTGATTCAACCTGCGCCTGTGCACCCTTGCCCAGCGCAACCACGGTCACCACGGCCGCTACGCCGATGATGATCCCGAGCATGGTCAACAGCGTGCGCAGGCGATGGGCCAGCATCGAGCGCACGGCCATGCGCGCGGCTTCGCGAATCGCATCCATGCGTGCGCGGCGCTCGGTGACCGGCGACACGCCGCGTTCGGTCCCAGGTGTTTCAGCCACAGCACGCGATCCCCGCTCGCCGCGGTCGGTCACCACCCGGCCGTCGGCGATCTCGATCACCCGCGCCGCGTTGGCGGCAATCGCCGCATCGTGTGTCACCAGGATCACCGTGTGGCCCTGTGCATGCAGGCGCTTCAGCTCGGCCATCACCTGCTGGCCACTGGCGTGATCGAGCGCGCCGGTGGGTTCATCGGCCAGCACGATCGCGCCGCCGTTCATCAGCGAACGGGCAATGGACACGCGCTGCTGCTGGCCGCCGGACAGCTGGCTCGGCCGGTTCGCCATGCGTTCGCCCAGCCCCAGCGTTTCCAGCAGCGTGCGTGCACGGGCAGTGCGCACGTCCGCCTCCACGCCGGCATAGACTGCCGGCAGCGCCACGTTCTCGGTGGCGCTCAGGTTCTCCATCAGGTTGTAGCGCTGGAAGATGAAGCCGAAATGCTCGCGGCGCAGGCGTGCCAGCGCGTCCGGCGCCATCTGCTCGGTGGCCTCGCCGTTCACCCGATAGCTGCCCTCGGTCGGCCGGTCCAGGCAGCCAAGGATGTTCATCAGCGTGGACTTGCCCGAGCCCGAGGGGCCGATGATGGCGATGAACTCGCCGGCATCGATGCGCAGCGAAACGTCCTTCAGCACCACCACCTCGCCGGCGGCCGAGCGATAGGCGCGCGATACGCCATGCAGTTCCAGAAGTGCGTCGGCCATGCTCACATCCCCAGCAGGCTGGTCGGTTCGGATTCGCCGCCGCTGGGCGCCTGGCCGACCACCACGTTCTCGCCCTCGCGCAGGCCGGACAGGATCTGCACGGCGGTGGCGGTGCGCAGGCCGGTCGTCACCGCACGTTCCTGGGGGCGGCCCTTGGCATCGACCACGCGCACGGTTCCACGGCTGCCGTCCTTGCCATCCGAATCGGCCAGCGCCGTCAGAGGCACCTGCAGCGCGTTGGCGACCCGCGCCAGCTGCAGGGTCACTTTCACCGTCATCGAGGGCTTCAGCTTCAGGCCGGGATTGGCCACGTCGAACAGGCCGGCGTAGTACACCGCCTTCGGCGTCTGCGCAGAGCCACCCGCATTGCCGGAGGCGACGTCGGCAATCGAGGACGGCGCCGGTTCCAGCTGCTGCAGGTGGGATTCATAGCGGCGGCCGCTCGGCCCCAATGTCGAGAACCACAGCGGTTGTCCCGGTGCCACCAGCTCGACATCAGCCTCGGCGATCTCGGCGCGCACGGTCATCGTATCCATCTGCGCCAGCATTACGATGGTCGGCGTGGTCTGCATCGAATTCAACGTCTGCCCGGCCTTGGTGACGATGGCCACGATGTAGCCATCGCTGGGCGACACGATGCGGGTATAGCCCAGGTTGATCCGTGCGGTTTCGACCTGGGTCACGGCCTGGTCGATCTGCGCCTGCAGCGCGGCCACCTCTGAGCGTGCCGCATCGCGCGCCACGCGTGCGGCTTCGAAACCTTCCTGTGACACCAGGCGCGACGCCACCAGCTGCGACTGCCGCTGGTAAGCACGACTGGCCTGCGCATAGCGGGCCTGGCTGGCGGCATGCTGGGCGCGCAGCGTGTTGGTGGCCGCCTCGGCACTGCGCAGCGCGATACGCTGCGGCTGCGAATCGACCTCGGCGATCAGGTCACCGGCCTGTACGCGCTGGCCCAGCACCACATGCAGGCGCTTGACCTGGCCGGACACCTGCGCACCCACCGCCACCAGCTCCTTGGGATGAACCCGGCCGACCGCCTGTACGGTCTTCTCCAGATCCGCCACCCTTGCCGGTGCGGTGATCAGCGCGGCATCATCGCCGCCGGCAAACGCCCACCATCCAGCGCCGGCGGCCAATGTGGCCACCGTAGCGGCAATGATCCAGGTCCTGCGGTTGCTCATCGAAACGCCCGGCTGCGTGCAGTCGCCCAGTGCGACCGCCGAAACCGCAGTCTGGAAGCCGCGGATGGACGTTGTTTGGAGCCACTGTGGAGATTGCATGGAGGCGCGGCAGCCGTTCAGGCACCAGCCCCGCGCCTGAATGCTGCGGCCTGCGTCCACGCAATCTCGACACAATCTCGACCGAGTCTCCATCAACGGTCGCTAGCCTCGTCGGCCTCGCCGACTGCCCGCCTGCCGTGTCCCTTTCCCATCCAGACCTGCCACCCATCGATGTGCGCCGTGCCTACCTGGCGTGGTGTGCGCCTTCGCCGTGGTTGATCGCCGTCGTGTTGGCATCGACCACCAGCTGGATGCTGGCCGCGCCGGATCCGTTACCCCCGCTGCTGGCGGGCTTCGGGGCGGCCGCCCTGGTGGGGTTCCGCAGCGATGGGCCCGGTGGCACTGGCCGTTCCGGCGCACTCGCGTCGCTGGCGCTGATTGGTCTGGCGGTCTGGGCGGCAACGCACCCGGTCGCCGACGCCACCCTGCATCTGCTGCTCGCCCTAGCCACTCTCGTGGTCGTCGCCCTGCTGGCACTGCGCCTGCGCGCCATCCTGGGCATGGCCTTGCGGCTGCAGGCCCGGGTAGATACCACTCCCATGGCATCGCGCTGGAGCAAGCTGCCGGCGGCGGTGTCCACCCTGATGCTGCAGCAGCTGCGCGGCGCAGGTGCAGTGGAACCGAGTCTGCGGCGCACGCTGGTGCTGGCCACCCTGGCCTGGGCTGCCAACGAAGAGGCGCAGGACATGCAGTGCCGACGATGACCCTGCCCCAGATCCCGCCCTTGCCCACCCTTGCCCCGAACCCGCAGCACGCAATGAAACACGATCTCCGTACCCGACAGGCACCCTTGGTGCTGATTGCCGAAGATGAGGGCGAAATCGCCGACATCCTCAGTGCCTACCTGGCCCGTTCCGGCCTGCGCAGCGCCCGCGCCGCCGACGGTGAGGCGGCACTCGCCAGCCACCGCCAACTGCGTCCGGACCTGGTGCTGCTGGATGTGCAGATGCCAAAACTGGATGGCTGGCAGGTGCTGAGCGAACTGCGACGGATCGGCAACACCCCGGTCATCATGCTCACTGCGCTCGACCAGGACGTGGACAAGCTGACCGGCCTGCGCGTGGGCGCCGACGACTACGTGGCCAAGCCGTTCAATCCGGCCGAGATCGTCGCCCGCATCCAGGCCGTGCTGCGCCGGAGTTCCCGGCCCCTGGTCGAAGCGCCCAACGGGTTGATCCGCCAAGGGCCCTTCGAGATCGACCTGCGCAGCCACGAGGTGACCGTGCGCCATGGCGAGCAGGTGCACGAGCTGAACTTCACCCTCACCGAGTTCCGGCTGCTGGTGCATATGGCACGCGCGCCGCGGCAGGTGCATGCGCGGGTGGATCTGCTGCATGCCTGCCTGCCCGAAGGCGATGCGCAGGAACGCACCGTCGACAGCCATGTCAGCAAACTGCGGCGCAAGCTGGAGGATGTCGGCGTAATCGGCATTCCCGCCACCATTCGCGGCGTCGGCTACCGCTTCCTGGACTGAATGATGAACCCCAAAGGCAAGAGCATCGGACGCCAGATCACGCTGTCCATCACGGTGGCCTCGCTGTGTTCGACGGTGCTGTCGATCAGCGGCTTCTACCTGTTCTATTACCTCATGGAGGTGTTCTATCCGCGCTGGTACGACGAGCCGG includes the following:
- a CDS encoding TonB-dependent receptor, giving the protein MRHALLHRPLLTLAIAAALPALAHAEDRPSADAEASADAARTVVALDQVMVTAQKRATNLQETPISVSVVDAEALKDRSAISLGSLSDGSIPSLRVTPFATRSSALNIGIRGIGASGDANQPARDAGVGIYVDGVFMGRAQGLGSMLYDVERIELLKGPQGTLFGRNTEGGAVSIVTKAPTGEFGGNVSVGVSNFSGYNSALHLDLPKVGDVSFKIDAVQAKRGGTTDNPMRGERDFNSYDKRGARLSALWQPSDDFSLLYAFDRSYDATTPYHTQVLVPAAYLSPLQKAGASQDRRDSAILGGPQEDNIGRTSGHLLNLSWVLNDNLELKSISSYRELTQGQFDMGLVDAISAYGGAGTPFGRYSLAQVYQHQYSQEFQLIGNTSQVQFLGGAFYYHETAGDNAQTPNMLVWGAGGNSYTVNPATNPLDLSRVRIDRASKAWTDSLGVFGQATWTPEALQRLHLTAGGRYTRDDKKGSLYIVNGAATNLAFKDRWSRFDPMVNIAYDLGEHTMVYAKYSTGFKAGGANSRSTNYTAFGPEEVTAYELGFKSQFWDNRARLNLAVFDSTIAHKQMDFSLPFDPNSGETRTTMVTTNALSDGRSRGAELEFNVMPVDNLTLGLNYAYTKIDAQTATDPFGAGVQVTVQPLLAPKNAGSLSVDYLVPFANFSALKFHVDGNWSDGYYTSEYDQMLTDSSFVVNARVALVDVPVNSTGTTMSFSLWARNLLDEQHLFYKINSAALGQSGIFNDPRTFGLEMAVNF
- a CDS encoding TetR/AcrR family transcriptional regulator, which translates into the protein MTPKTAVAVPADAPAAAHAEAQRRRILDAAQRCFITRGFHAGSIGDIAAEAEISQGLMYRYFANKRALILALIERQLRHDQASISEMPAASDLVDGLLACYQQWARGEVLPIHGNAIASVALYAEINAEAHRDPVLAEVLRTHDKQTSAAIHAWLRQRDVNLGRAVDEERIASRTLLLRLLVEGLAMRAVRDPDLPAARVRVLLADAIGRVMAD
- a CDS encoding cation diffusion facilitator family transporter; the protein is MSAPTGSRLVIYAALAGNLAIAIAKFIAAGISGSSAMLSEGVHSLVDTLNELLLLYGLRRAGKAPDPVHPFGYGRELYFWSFIVALLVFAAGAGVSAYEGIQHIRRPEPATNHALSYSVLGISILFEGASWWVALREFRRTKGKLGYFEAFRRSKDPSTFTVLLEDSAALLGLGFALIGLVAAQMLDMPVLDGVASLCIAGVLAATAFLLARETKGLLVGEPAHPAVAERIMAVAETDPDLRRANGVTTMQMGPEQVVAMLSAEFEDDRKTPQIEACITRIESAVKREYPELVALFIKPQTPEVYASRRAALAVPPAQE
- a CDS encoding DNA-3-methyladenine glycosylase, which gives rise to MPDWLPAALQILPRSFYRRPPVEVAPELLNKLLVRDDSRAGRIVEVEAYAGSVDPAAHSYRGQTPRTASMFGEAGHLYVYFTYGMHWGSNVVCGEVGEGVAVLLRAIEPLAGLERMRELRPAARRDHDLASGPGKLSQAFGLDRSFDGADLVTGNHGIVIASDGVPPPEDPVVGPRIGITRAVDFPWRWHIRDHRHVSIQPRRASAPARKR
- a CDS encoding PAS domain S-box protein → MDEAERLLEIERLHLLDTPPEPVFDAIVAAARAATGMSMALISVVADERQWFKANIGLEGVSETAREISFCTHAIQQDALFEIPDARQDPRFATNPLVTGGPRIRHYAGISLGSAHGARIGTLCLLDPKPGVLSPSQRELMVHLARVTTQVLEQRSTLMAQVGQAKALHRELKRSEDFLERTNRAARVGGWEMDLVSNEVRWTRETKQIHGVRSNFEPTLETALSFYREDSRNIIRTAVQRCIDEGTSWEVQLPMTTADGRAIWTRVVGGRQQVDGRPRLVGAIQDITEERAALDALEASETRYRRLFHYSLGLICTHTLEGVLTSVNPAAVQSLGFDESYMIGRSLCDLMPPEKRAAFKAYLERIAVNHTDAGVIELIAADGTRHFWAYHNVLDNEATPPYVLGHAQDVTALRMQEQQLREMSFKDPLTQSYNRRFLPRLDELIDQPWACLMFDLDHFKQINDTQGHARGDTVLVEFAAFLRAPLGSMESVVRMGGDEFMVVLTAPEPGRLAALEQWYAQHAGQSPTPFSLGATHHAPGETVADTLQRADSRLYRERARVRTHPRPSS
- a CDS encoding MacB family efflux pump subunit, whose product is MADALLELHGVSRAYRSAAGEVVVLKDVSLRIDAGEFIAIIGPSGSGKSTLMNILGCLDRPTEGSYRVNGEATEQMAPDALARLRREHFGFIFQRYNLMENLSATENVALPAVYAGVEADVRTARARTLLETLGLGERMANRPSQLSGGQQQRVSIARSLMNGGAIVLADEPTGALDHASGQQVMAELKRLHAQGHTVILVTHDAAIAANAARVIEIADGRVVTDRGERGSRAVAETPGTERGVSPVTERRARMDAIREAARMAVRSMLAHRLRTLLTMLGIIIGVAAVVTVVALGKGAQAQVESQINELGASTLEIFPGSDFGDPRSAEIETLVVGDADHLAALSYVDSVSPNLSGSVAALQGNRRANTQVLGVGADMPRVRGLRLKAGRFFTDAEVDAHRAVGVVDQKAAKALFSGSPIGSTVLLGGMPVEVIGVVGANAFAGGATPTVYVPYTSAASRLLGSERLESITVRVRDDVPTNAAEASLGAELERLHGRRDFFIYNADQIRKAVMKSSQTMAALVSAIAAVALVVGGVGVMNIMLVSVKERVREIGVRLAVGARQGDILRQFLIEAVLICLFGGVLGVLFAFGVGALSSLLSLGVPFLFTAGPVLAALACSSAIGLGFGYFPARSAAQLDPIQALAAE